A portion of the Leifsonia sp. EB41 genome contains these proteins:
- a CDS encoding peptidoglycan-binding protein encodes MSAATAGRRTAAKALVVLAVLAVAGCTGQVSDVDRAQAQVTAAEKAVTEAQSAAKAASDSFCTVSKTYLQALDRYGDVFTQTAPTVGDVRKAGSDLAKPRDNAFDGAEAAVKAQEELVAAQKELADAQTALERAKAGPSGTPTTSAAPQPSATPLAPAATVDRVKTAESDFASAQSAIMDTTPLADASEQFNSAVVSLEFAWLRLFVDAGCVPDSQTQEAQAAVSAYVTTLQQDLAAAGYYTGAIDGVYGPQTVAAVEALQKESGLPVTGAVDKATAAALQAKLLAVGGAAAQQDTATTAAVQQTLKLAGFWDGPVDGVWTPALADALKSFQAKLGVEQTGAVDAATISALEKAIAQAKQPTSTPSPTPTP; translated from the coding sequence ATGAGCGCCGCGACCGCGGGACGCCGAACGGCCGCAAAGGCGCTGGTTGTGTTAGCTGTGCTCGCCGTCGCGGGCTGTACGGGGCAGGTCAGCGACGTCGACCGCGCACAGGCGCAGGTGACCGCCGCGGAGAAGGCGGTCACGGAGGCGCAGAGCGCTGCGAAGGCCGCGTCGGACAGTTTCTGCACGGTGAGCAAGACGTACCTCCAGGCGCTGGACCGGTACGGCGACGTCTTCACGCAGACTGCGCCAACTGTCGGGGATGTCCGGAAGGCCGGCTCTGACCTGGCCAAACCGCGCGACAACGCATTCGACGGCGCCGAGGCAGCGGTCAAAGCCCAGGAGGAGCTCGTCGCCGCTCAGAAGGAGCTCGCAGACGCCCAGACTGCGTTGGAGCGGGCCAAGGCAGGTCCGTCGGGGACCCCGACAACGTCTGCCGCACCGCAGCCGTCCGCCACCCCGCTCGCGCCGGCCGCCACCGTCGACCGGGTCAAGACCGCCGAGTCGGATTTCGCCTCAGCCCAGAGCGCGATCATGGACACCACCCCGCTCGCCGACGCATCCGAGCAGTTCAACAGCGCCGTCGTTTCGCTGGAGTTCGCCTGGCTGCGGCTGTTCGTCGATGCCGGCTGCGTTCCGGATTCGCAGACCCAGGAGGCCCAGGCCGCAGTGAGTGCCTATGTGACCACGCTCCAGCAGGATCTCGCCGCAGCCGGGTACTACACCGGAGCGATCGACGGTGTCTACGGACCGCAGACGGTAGCGGCAGTGGAGGCGCTTCAGAAGGAGAGCGGGCTTCCTGTGACAGGCGCAGTCGATAAGGCGACCGCAGCCGCGCTCCAAGCCAAACTGCTTGCGGTCGGCGGCGCCGCCGCCCAGCAGGACACCGCGACGACGGCTGCGGTTCAACAGACGTTGAAGCTGGCCGGGTTCTGGGATGGACCAGTGGACGGTGTCTGGACTCCCGCACTGGCGGACGCCCTCAAATCGTTCCAGGCGAAGCTCGGAGTCGAGCAGACGGGTGCCGTCGACGCCGCAACCATCAGCGCACTGGAGAAGGCGATTGCGCAGGCGAAGCAGCCGACGTCGACCCCGTCGCCGACTCCGACGCCCTGA
- a CDS encoding response regulator transcription factor, translating into MRWGRSAGAIMDVLAQVLSVSYDVDGVAGRDARVRAIAESLDALLPSEHSGWADVGSLPGDVTLIARYGPERAVIVDAVKRTADAHPTMLAFRSRPRSVDPVRLSDRIELREWRRHQVYSELFSLMGTTYQVSLPVQPLATGRLRTWVFNRADRDFGDDELELARRLQPLLAAVDRLAVATRPAGDSPAFAAQADLTAREAEILGMLGSGMTASSIAYVTRVSPRTVQKHIEHIYVKLGVHDRVSAALLAAGRFGRP; encoded by the coding sequence GTGCGTTGGGGGCGCAGCGCGGGCGCGATCATGGACGTTCTGGCGCAGGTACTGTCGGTCAGCTACGACGTCGACGGCGTCGCAGGGAGGGACGCGCGCGTTCGCGCCATCGCCGAGTCACTCGATGCGCTCCTCCCGTCGGAGCACTCCGGGTGGGCCGACGTCGGGTCGCTGCCCGGCGACGTCACCCTGATCGCCCGCTACGGGCCGGAACGCGCCGTCATCGTCGACGCGGTGAAGCGGACGGCCGACGCGCATCCGACCATGCTGGCCTTCCGCAGCCGCCCGCGTTCGGTGGACCCGGTCCGCCTGAGCGATCGGATCGAGCTGCGCGAGTGGCGCCGGCACCAGGTCTACTCCGAGCTGTTCAGCCTGATGGGCACCACCTATCAGGTCTCGCTCCCCGTCCAGCCGCTCGCCACCGGCAGGCTGCGGACGTGGGTGTTCAACCGGGCGGACCGCGACTTCGGCGACGACGAGCTCGAGCTCGCCCGCCGGCTGCAGCCGCTCCTGGCCGCGGTCGACCGGCTCGCGGTCGCCACCCGCCCGGCCGGCGACTCCCCGGCGTTCGCCGCGCAGGCCGATCTGACCGCCCGCGAGGCCGAGATCCTCGGGATGCTCGGCTCCGGGATGACCGCCAGCTCGATCGCGTACGTGACGCGCGTCAGCCCGCGTACCGTCCAGAAGCACATCGAGCACATCTACGTGAAGCTGGGCGTGCACGACAGGGTCTCGGCCGCGCTCCTCGCCGCGGGTCGGTTCGGCCGTCCGTAG
- a CDS encoding heavy metal-binding domain-containing protein: MTQTPDGLPAAARSRVERQAASGVRSSLFSAPAAAAARSAGLLPVGEVFGGMVVNLGWTGTGCAWWSQVGPTPGLNALSRTAWRSPVTTSGGSTYTGYAPYVKAFESAWYGAVRRMLAEARALGAHGVVGATVQRTRLDGSAWEFTALGTAVRSDDPLLVPYPKNRGDVWSTNLTVEDTASAILSGYSPGELLLGISISTKHEDYELRTQRTSWVNGEVTGMTELVQAARAEALHRLETRATASAGAQLVVTDLHLGEFETPCGEEKDLHAEATVVGATLIPVPRYSRRAELPAVTTVIPLGDLRPRA, from the coding sequence GTGACCCAGACTCCGGACGGCCTCCCCGCCGCTGCGCGCTCGCGCGTAGAGCGGCAGGCCGCGAGCGGGGTGCGGTCGTCGCTCTTCTCCGCCCCGGCGGCCGCCGCCGCCCGCAGCGCCGGGCTGCTCCCGGTCGGCGAGGTCTTCGGCGGCATGGTCGTCAACCTCGGCTGGACCGGCACAGGCTGCGCGTGGTGGAGCCAGGTCGGACCGACGCCGGGGCTGAACGCGCTGAGCCGCACCGCCTGGCGCTCGCCGGTGACGACCTCCGGCGGCAGCACCTACACGGGCTACGCGCCCTACGTGAAGGCGTTCGAGTCCGCCTGGTACGGCGCCGTGCGGCGGATGCTCGCCGAGGCCCGCGCGCTCGGAGCGCACGGCGTGGTGGGAGCGACAGTGCAGCGCACCCGGCTGGACGGGTCGGCGTGGGAGTTCACGGCGCTCGGCACCGCGGTCCGCTCAGACGACCCGCTGCTCGTGCCGTACCCGAAGAACCGCGGCGACGTGTGGAGCACGAACCTGACGGTCGAGGACACGGCGTCCGCCATCCTCAGCGGGTACTCGCCCGGCGAGCTGCTGCTCGGGATCTCCATCTCCACCAAGCACGAGGACTACGAGCTGCGCACCCAGCGGACGAGCTGGGTGAACGGCGAGGTGACCGGGATGACCGAGCTCGTCCAGGCGGCGCGCGCGGAGGCCCTGCACCGGCTGGAGACGCGCGCCACCGCGAGCGCGGGCGCCCAGCTCGTCGTGACCGACCTCCACCTGGGCGAGTTCGAGACGCCGTGCGGCGAGGAGAAGGACCTCCATGCCGAGGCGACCGTGGTCGGGGCCACCCTGATCCCGGTCCCGCGCTACAGTCGCCGCGCCGAGCTGCCCGCCGTCACCACCGTCATCCCGCTCGGCGACCTGCGCCCGCGAGCCTGA
- a CDS encoding heavy metal-binding domain-containing protein → MSDPFSSVTLPSDARARLADGRARLFTSDLSVNEFLLVRQAGFRPVGLVLGSSVYHVGIQARKWSKNMELEKLSQAMYHARELAMTRMEAEADALGADGIVGVRLEIEFKEYGNDLAEFVAVGTAVVADEKPPTGTWRNNKRMPFTSDLSGQDFWTLIQSGYVPQGLVMGTCVYHIAHQGMMATMNNLGSNVEITAFTEALYDARELAMGRMQAEAEALDAEGVVGVQLLSLPHRWGGHTTEFFAIGTAVRPLRDDHVIATPNLVLPLTDGGR, encoded by the coding sequence GTGTCCGACCCGTTCTCCAGCGTCACCCTGCCCAGCGACGCACGGGCCCGCCTCGCCGACGGGCGCGCGCGGCTGTTCACCTCCGACCTGTCGGTGAACGAGTTCCTCCTCGTCCGGCAGGCGGGATTCCGCCCCGTCGGCCTCGTGCTCGGCTCCAGCGTCTACCATGTGGGCATCCAGGCTCGTAAGTGGAGCAAGAACATGGAACTCGAGAAGCTGAGCCAGGCGATGTACCACGCCCGCGAGCTCGCGATGACCCGCATGGAGGCCGAGGCCGACGCGCTCGGCGCGGACGGGATCGTCGGCGTGCGGCTCGAGATCGAGTTCAAGGAGTACGGCAACGACCTCGCCGAGTTCGTGGCGGTCGGCACGGCCGTCGTCGCCGACGAGAAGCCGCCGACCGGCACCTGGCGCAACAACAAGCGGATGCCGTTCACCTCCGACCTGTCCGGTCAGGACTTCTGGACGCTCATCCAGTCCGGCTACGTCCCGCAGGGTCTCGTCATGGGCACCTGCGTCTACCACATCGCCCACCAGGGCATGATGGCGACCATGAACAACCTCGGCTCGAACGTGGAGATCACAGCGTTCACCGAGGCGCTCTACGACGCCCGCGAGCTGGCGATGGGCCGCATGCAGGCCGAGGCGGAAGCGCTCGACGCGGAGGGCGTCGTCGGCGTCCAGCTCCTGTCGCTGCCGCACCGCTGGGGCGGCCACACCACCGAGTTCTTCGCCATCGGCACCGCGGTCCGCCCGCTGCGCGACGACCACGTCATCGCGACACCGAACCTCGTCCTCCCGCTCACCGACGGCGGACGATGA
- a CDS encoding toxic anion resistance protein — protein MSELDLNQPLTPPDQPAAGVSLTPPAAVPEVGGDQAVGMVAVPADKRAELAAKADEFVSGLAGVEPGSPEFTRRVDEIARMGVQEIRSSSEVSNRMLQRPESSLAAARGRGGPSDPQTQVAQTLQQLRTTITDLDPGHANLSGSKGFLGKLPGGKSLMRYFERYQPAQKQLDAIITALISGQDALLKDNAAIDLERTNLWATMGKLGEYTTLAKALDDSIEARAAQLRATDPRRADALLADALFPIRQRRQDLTTQIAVSVQGYLALDAIRKNNLELIKGVERARTTTVAALRTAIIVAQALGNQELVLDQISALNDATNSMIDRTGELLRQQTARVHEDAVSTGVSLETLQHAFDNVFATMDSIDSYRVKAVESMAKTVDALEQQISRSRSYLDRSHSQN, from the coding sequence ATGTCCGAGCTCGACCTCAACCAGCCGTTGACGCCTCCGGACCAGCCGGCGGCCGGGGTGAGCCTCACGCCTCCCGCCGCGGTGCCGGAGGTCGGCGGCGACCAGGCCGTCGGGATGGTCGCCGTGCCCGCCGACAAGCGGGCCGAGCTCGCCGCGAAGGCGGACGAGTTCGTCTCCGGACTCGCCGGGGTGGAGCCCGGGAGCCCGGAGTTCACCCGCCGCGTCGATGAGATCGCACGGATGGGCGTGCAGGAGATCCGGTCGTCCTCCGAGGTGTCGAACCGGATGCTGCAGCGGCCCGAGTCCTCGCTCGCCGCGGCCCGCGGTCGCGGCGGTCCGTCCGACCCGCAGACCCAGGTCGCCCAGACCCTGCAGCAGCTCCGCACGACGATCACCGACCTCGACCCGGGCCACGCGAACCTGTCCGGCTCGAAGGGCTTCCTCGGGAAGCTGCCGGGCGGCAAGTCCCTGATGAGGTACTTCGAGCGCTACCAGCCGGCGCAGAAGCAGCTCGACGCGATCATCACGGCACTGATCTCCGGTCAGGACGCGCTCCTGAAAGACAACGCCGCCATCGACCTGGAGCGCACCAATCTGTGGGCGACGATGGGCAAGCTCGGCGAGTACACCACGCTCGCGAAGGCCCTGGACGACTCGATCGAGGCGCGCGCCGCGCAGCTCCGCGCCACCGACCCGCGCCGGGCGGATGCCCTGCTCGCCGACGCGCTCTTCCCGATCCGCCAGCGCCGGCAGGACCTGACGACGCAGATCGCGGTGTCCGTGCAGGGCTACCTCGCGCTCGACGCCATCCGCAAGAACAACCTGGAGTTGATCAAGGGCGTCGAGCGCGCTCGCACGACCACCGTCGCAGCCCTCCGCACCGCGATCATCGTCGCGCAGGCGCTCGGCAACCAGGAGCTGGTGCTCGACCAGATCAGCGCGCTCAACGACGCGACGAACTCCATGATCGACCGCACCGGCGAGCTGCTGCGCCAGCAGACGGCGCGCGTCCATGAGGACGCCGTCTCCACCGGCGTCAGCCTGGAGACGCTGCAGCACGCCTTCGACAACGTGTTCGCGACGATGGACTCGATCGACAGCTACCGCGTGAAGGCGGTGGAGAGCATGGCGAAGACGGTGGACGCCCTGGAGCAGCAGATCTCGCGCTCGCGCAGCTACCTGGACCGGTCGCACTCGCAGAACTGA
- a CDS encoding APC family permease yields the protein MTTTSTAPAPARSGTLRRSLGLWAIVGLGLGYMTPTVVFDTFGIVSDETSGAVPAAYLVALIVMMFTAVSYGKMAGAIPSAGSAYTYVRESIHPNLGFMVGWTSLIDYVLLPMVNCLIIRLYLEQVFPGVPGWIWVVIYCAAVTTLIYFTMRGTSNINMILLVFAIVVMTVFVVMVIAQLANGAGDGTVASVKPFFHDGVTLSAVLTGATVVCFSFIGFDAVTMYAEEAKTPKVMPRAILLTVVIGGAIFLIAGFFTQLRFPTNAPFGEFTDDPLPQIGLIVGGPVFQAIFVSAGFAATLASGLASHASVSRMLLVMGRNNVLPRRFFGYVHPRTHTPTLNIVLVGAICLLAASFTLEMISAFINFGALIAFTFVNISVIAWFAVRQGRRKTFRDVVSFIVLPGIGMALTGVLWANLHADALIGGLIWTAIGFAYLLVLTRGFRRRAAAFDENQPVTGFTTAVGKDREPTA from the coding sequence ATGACGACGACGTCCACTGCGCCCGCGCCGGCACGCTCCGGCACGCTGCGCCGCAGCCTGGGGCTGTGGGCCATCGTCGGCCTCGGCCTCGGGTACATGACGCCGACCGTCGTCTTCGACACCTTCGGAATCGTCTCGGACGAGACCAGCGGCGCCGTCCCCGCCGCGTACCTGGTCGCGCTCATCGTGATGATGTTCACGGCCGTCAGCTACGGCAAGATGGCGGGCGCCATCCCGAGCGCCGGGTCGGCGTACACGTACGTGCGGGAGTCCATCCACCCGAACCTCGGCTTCATGGTCGGCTGGACCTCCCTCATCGACTACGTGCTGCTGCCGATGGTGAACTGCCTGATCATCCGGCTCTACCTGGAGCAGGTCTTCCCCGGCGTCCCCGGATGGATCTGGGTCGTGATCTACTGTGCCGCGGTCACGACGCTCATCTACTTCACGATGCGCGGCACCTCAAACATCAACATGATCCTGCTCGTCTTCGCCATCGTCGTGATGACCGTGTTCGTGGTCATGGTGATCGCACAGCTCGCGAACGGCGCGGGCGACGGGACGGTGGCCTCGGTGAAGCCCTTCTTCCACGACGGCGTCACCCTGTCGGCCGTGCTCACCGGTGCGACGGTGGTCTGCTTCTCGTTCATCGGCTTCGACGCGGTGACCATGTACGCCGAGGAGGCGAAGACCCCGAAGGTGATGCCGCGGGCGATCCTGTTGACGGTCGTGATCGGCGGGGCGATCTTCCTCATCGCCGGGTTCTTCACGCAGCTCCGGTTCCCGACGAACGCGCCGTTCGGCGAGTTCACGGACGACCCGCTCCCGCAGATCGGCCTGATCGTCGGCGGCCCGGTCTTCCAGGCCATCTTCGTCTCGGCCGGCTTCGCGGCCACGCTCGCCTCGGGCCTCGCGTCGCACGCGTCGGTGTCCCGGATGCTGCTGGTGATGGGCCGCAACAACGTCCTCCCCCGTCGGTTCTTCGGCTACGTGCACCCCCGGACGCACACGCCGACGCTGAACATCGTGCTCGTCGGGGCGATCTGCCTGCTGGCGGCGTCGTTCACGCTCGAGATGATCTCGGCCTTCATCAACTTCGGCGCGCTGATCGCCTTCACGTTCGTGAACATCTCGGTGATCGCGTGGTTCGCGGTCCGCCAGGGCCGCCGCAAGACTTTCCGCGACGTCGTGAGCTTCATCGTCCTCCCGGGGATCGGCATGGCGCTGACGGGTGTCCTGTGGGCGAACCTCCACGCGGACGCGCTGATCGGCGGCCTGATCTGGACGGCGATCGGCTTCGCATACCTGCTGGTGCTCACGCGCGGCTTCCGCCGCCGGGCCGCGGCCTTCGACGAGAACCAGCCGGTCACCGGGTTCACGACGGCGGTCGGGAAGGACCGGGAGCCGACGGCGTAG
- a CDS encoding alpha/beta fold hydrolase, producing the protein MAELTGGRVGSITRPDGRSVRFFDTGAPEDAGAADDTAAADDTAAPVVVWHHGTPQTGAVIRPVADAAAARGLRVVSVARPGYPGSAALTGRTVADAAADVLAVLDELGIERFATLGASGGGPHALAYAALAPARVSAVVSLAGVAPYWGDVDWFAGMADPGGLRAALAGRDARAAHAETAEFEPESFTDRDYETLKGPWAALGADAGAGAAEGHAGEVDDDLAFVTPWGVELGAVTAPTLLVQGGRDRVIPATHAGWMLERLRRGELWLRPREGHVSVLTALPVALDWVVATSTR; encoded by the coding sequence GTGGCGGAGCTGACGGGAGGCCGGGTCGGGAGCATCACCCGTCCCGACGGACGCTCGGTGCGGTTCTTCGACACCGGAGCCCCGGAGGACGCCGGAGCAGCGGACGACACCGCCGCAGCGGACGACACCGCGGCGCCGGTCGTCGTCTGGCACCACGGCACCCCGCAGACCGGGGCCGTCATCCGGCCCGTCGCCGACGCGGCCGCCGCCCGCGGCCTCCGCGTCGTCTCGGTCGCCCGGCCCGGCTACCCGGGCTCCGCCGCCCTGACCGGCCGCACCGTCGCCGACGCGGCGGCCGATGTGCTCGCCGTCCTCGACGAGCTCGGAATCGAGCGCTTCGCCACACTCGGCGCCTCCGGCGGCGGCCCGCACGCGCTCGCGTACGCGGCGCTCGCCCCCGCACGCGTGAGCGCGGTGGTGTCGCTCGCCGGCGTCGCTCCCTACTGGGGCGACGTCGACTGGTTCGCCGGGATGGCCGACCCGGGCGGGCTCCGTGCCGCCCTCGCAGGCCGGGATGCCCGCGCTGCGCACGCCGAGACCGCCGAGTTCGAGCCGGAGTCGTTCACCGACCGCGACTACGAGACGCTCAAGGGCCCGTGGGCCGCGCTCGGAGCCGACGCCGGAGCCGGCGCAGCCGAGGGGCACGCCGGCGAGGTGGACGACGACCTCGCCTTCGTCACTCCCTGGGGCGTCGAGCTGGGCGCGGTGACCGCCCCGACCCTGCTCGTGCAAGGCGGACGCGACCGCGTCATCCCCGCCACGCACGCCGGCTGGATGCTCGAACGGCTCCGCCGCGGCGAACTCTGGCTGCGGCCGCGCGAGGGCCACGTCTCGGTGCTGACCGCACTCCCCGTCGCGCTGGACTGGGTGGTCGCGACCTCCACCCGCTGA
- a CDS encoding adenosine deaminase — MTTPPSDDALLALPKAELHLHIEGTLEPDLAFELAGRNGVELPYASVEELAAQYDFSDLQSFLDLYYATMAVLRTEDDFAELTRRYLRTAAAQGVRHAELFFDPQAHVSRGVPIEAVVDGISGALAEAERDLGMSGGLILCFLRDQPVESADAILTAALTRPERLLGVGLDSAEVGYPPELFADVFARAKDAGLHAVAHAGEEGPPSYIVQALDLLGVERVDHGIRAAEDPELMARLAADGIPLTVCPLSNVRLRTVPDLSAHPLLRLDAAGVRVTVNSDDPAYFGGYAGDNYLAIRDALGVTSEQAEQFARTSIDASFATAERKAELQREVDAWRS; from the coding sequence ATGACCACGCCGCCCTCCGACGACGCCCTGCTCGCCCTGCCGAAAGCCGAGCTCCACCTGCACATCGAGGGCACCCTCGAGCCCGATCTGGCGTTCGAGCTCGCCGGGCGCAACGGAGTGGAGCTGCCGTACGCCTCGGTCGAGGAGCTCGCCGCGCAGTACGACTTCTCCGACCTGCAATCGTTCCTCGACCTCTACTACGCGACCATGGCCGTGCTGCGCACCGAGGACGACTTCGCCGAGCTCACCCGCCGGTACCTCCGGACGGCCGCCGCGCAAGGCGTCCGGCACGCCGAGCTGTTCTTCGACCCGCAGGCGCACGTGTCGCGCGGCGTCCCGATCGAAGCGGTCGTGGACGGGATCAGCGGCGCCCTGGCGGAGGCCGAGCGCGACCTCGGGATGTCGGGCGGCCTCATTCTGTGCTTCCTGCGCGACCAGCCGGTGGAGTCTGCCGACGCCATCCTCACCGCCGCGCTCACCCGGCCGGAGCGGCTGCTCGGGGTCGGGCTCGACTCGGCCGAGGTCGGCTATCCGCCCGAGCTGTTCGCGGACGTGTTCGCCCGGGCGAAGGACGCCGGGCTGCACGCGGTGGCGCACGCCGGCGAGGAGGGTCCGCCCTCCTACATCGTCCAGGCGCTCGACCTGCTCGGCGTGGAGCGCGTCGACCACGGCATCCGGGCCGCCGAGGACCCGGAGCTCATGGCGCGCCTGGCTGCGGACGGCATCCCGCTGACGGTGTGCCCGCTGTCCAACGTCCGACTGCGCACCGTCCCCGACCTGAGCGCCCACCCGCTGCTGCGGCTGGACGCCGCCGGGGTCCGCGTCACGGTGAACTCGGACGACCCGGCGTACTTCGGCGGCTACGCAGGAGACAACTACCTCGCGATCCGGGACGCGCTCGGGGTCACCTCCGAGCAGGCCGAGCAGTTCGCGCGCACCTCCATCGACGCCTCGTTCGCGACCGCCGAGCGGAAGGCCGAACTGCAGCGGGAGGTGGACGCGTGGCGGAGCTGA
- a CDS encoding MFS transporter, producing MSEPAHAVTRPLIVKVWVLTGVVAIADFIFGATFVTLMGQRGLGAAMIGGLLSLTAVTALLVETPSGAWGDRFGHKRLVSGGLIIWGAGLLVFSVASNPVVFAAAIVLWSAGLALYSGASTALLVNTLNSVGLSHHGERAIRGSETIRWASAACGAILVALAGWAMADGVSIALAGVLLVAASIWVTFTWPDSPRRAGARIGRSMLRGVRYIASSKARLLLAFSVLAAVDLAIIILTWQPMTVEVVGIDEGLLGVVLLTLSVATAAGAWVTRWTKRFSSSAVLGATLALTNLALIVALLGAIGAIVAYVLAEFLIGVALTTLAVWAQATFPDAIRATATALVGSATGVTIAVTNGVMGQLWQELGLTSAVAATAGVLVVIVAALGLAATVKTATSTSMNQGAT from the coding sequence ATGAGCGAGCCTGCGCACGCTGTCACCAGACCGCTGATCGTCAAAGTATGGGTCCTCACCGGAGTCGTCGCCATCGCCGACTTCATCTTCGGTGCGACCTTCGTCACGCTGATGGGTCAGCGCGGCCTCGGCGCTGCGATGATCGGCGGATTGCTTTCGCTCACGGCGGTCACGGCTCTTCTCGTCGAGACTCCGAGCGGCGCCTGGGGAGATCGGTTCGGACACAAACGTCTCGTGAGCGGCGGGCTCATCATCTGGGGCGCCGGCCTGCTTGTGTTCTCAGTGGCGTCGAATCCCGTGGTCTTCGCGGCAGCGATCGTGCTCTGGTCGGCAGGGCTCGCCCTGTACAGCGGAGCGTCGACCGCGCTCTTGGTCAACACCTTGAACTCGGTCGGCTTGTCCCACCACGGAGAACGCGCGATCAGGGGATCCGAAACGATCCGCTGGGCGTCGGCAGCGTGCGGAGCCATCCTCGTGGCTCTCGCAGGATGGGCGATGGCCGACGGTGTCTCCATCGCGCTTGCCGGCGTCCTGCTCGTCGCCGCATCGATCTGGGTGACGTTCACGTGGCCCGACTCCCCTCGGCGTGCTGGAGCGCGCATCGGTCGATCGATGCTTCGGGGTGTGCGCTACATCGCATCCAGCAAAGCTCGGCTGCTCCTCGCGTTCAGCGTGCTCGCAGCCGTCGATCTGGCCATCATCATCCTGACGTGGCAACCGATGACGGTCGAGGTCGTCGGAATCGATGAAGGACTTCTGGGAGTCGTGCTGCTCACCCTGTCCGTGGCCACGGCCGCTGGCGCCTGGGTGACACGGTGGACCAAGCGGTTCTCGTCCTCCGCGGTGCTGGGTGCGACGCTGGCGCTGACCAATCTCGCCCTCATCGTGGCGCTGCTCGGCGCCATCGGCGCCATCGTGGCTTACGTCCTGGCCGAGTTCCTGATCGGGGTAGCGCTCACGACGCTCGCGGTGTGGGCGCAGGCCACGTTTCCCGACGCGATTCGAGCGACCGCCACCGCCCTGGTCGGCTCGGCGACCGGCGTCACGATCGCCGTGACGAACGGCGTCATGGGGCAGCTCTGGCAAGAACTCGGGCTCACCTCTGCGGTGGCAGCGACCGCCGGCGTCCTAGTGGTCATCGTCGCGGCCCTCGGGCTCGCCGCCACCGTGAAGACGGCGACATCCACCAGCATGAATCAAGGAGCGACGTGA